A region of Cataglyphis hispanica isolate Lineage 1 chromosome 6, ULB_Chis1_1.0, whole genome shotgun sequence DNA encodes the following proteins:
- the LOC126850705 gene encoding probable tubulin polyglutamylase TTLL9, producing the protein MASLLAVQPAMMQDRNCFELYGYDVLLSNDLRPWLLEVNASPALTGTDDEDHRLKFNLIDDVLNILDFEGRFSGHETRIGGLDLLWDDGPVWTNCPYFNVCTMDTVANDFKRLNIFLGAINDREKQLSLLKSQLMEKRKTNQNQSSMVQYCLK; encoded by the exons ATGGCAAGCCTACTGGCAGTGCAACCAGCCATGATGCAGGATCGCAACTGTTTCGAGCTCTACGGCTACGATGTGTTGCTCAGCAATGATCTGCGACCTTGGTTGCTGGAAGTCAACGCATCCCCTGCCTTAACAGGCACAGACGATGAGGATCATCGTCTCAAGTTCAACCTCATCGACGATGTCCTCAACATCCTCGACTTTGAG GGTCGCTTCAGCGGTCACGAGACCAGAATCGGAGGGCTAGATCTGCTCTGGGATGACGGACCAGTTTGGACCAACTGTCCATATTTCAACGTTTGCACGATGGACACTGTAGCCAATGATTTCAAGAGGCTCAACATCTTCCTCGGAGCGATTAATGATCGTGAAAAACagctttctttattaaaaagccAGTTGATGGAAAAACGTAAAACGAATCAAAATCAATCTTCTATGGTGCAGTATTgcttaaagtaa